From the Mahella australiensis 50-1 BON genome, the window CTGCCGTAAGTTCTACTGGAGTGAGAGTAGGATAGATCAACATCGCACATATTATTGCGATGCCTATAAACGGTTTTATAAATACAGCCAAAGCAGATTCGAACGCTTGGCGTCGAGGTGGAAGGAGGCGCGATGATTGCCTGTGGCCGTAGCTATGGTTGAGATAGCCATACCTTTTGCTCATTCGCTCAAGGATAAGAGACACGTGGTCAAGGGTATAATCGCTCGCCTGCGCAATCGCTTCAACGTTTCTGTTGCCGAAATGGAATATATGGATATTTGGCAGCGCGCGGTCTTGGGCATAGCGTGTATATCCAATGATGGAAAGTTTGCCAACGGCGAGATAGATAAGGCCATAGATTATATTGAAAGCGGCGAAGGCGAATATCAGGTGATAAATATAGATGTTCAGATACTGTGATTATTCTCCCGAACGACGCTTTAGGCGCTGCTCTCGCCTTATTATCGCATCTTGAAACGCTTTATGCTCATCCGGAGTTTCTGGCGATACGCAGGGCACGGGTGTAGGATGCCCGTCGTCATCTAACGCCACGAAAGTCAGATAAGCCTCATTAGTCAGGCGGCGCTGGCCGGTGGTCAGATTCTCGCCGTAAACGTCTACCGCTACTTCCATGGAAGTACGGCCGGACCATGTTATTTTGCCTCTTAATATGACTAATTCACCCACTTTTATGGGTTCTTTAAAGTCTAAACTGTCGACTGCTACCGTTACCACTGTATGGCCGGAATGTCGTGAAGCCACTATGGCACCGGCTATATCTATCCAGTGCATAAGCCTGCCGCCTAAAAGGTTGCCAAGCCCGTTGGCATCATTGGGTAATACCATCTCTGTCATTTCCACTTTCGATGCCGATGGCGGCTTAAATCCCATATTCGGATCACATGCGTTTATCATTGCATTTCCTCCTGCTATTA encodes:
- a CDS encoding DUF503 domain-containing protein — encoded protein: MAVAMVEIAIPFAHSLKDKRHVVKGIIARLRNRFNVSVAEMEYMDIWQRAVLGIACISNDGKFANGEIDKAIDYIESGEGEYQVINIDVQIL
- a CDS encoding acyl-CoA thioesterase, encoding MINACDPNMGFKPPSASKVEMTEMVLPNDANGLGNLLGGRLMHWIDIAGAIVASRHSGHTVVTVAVDSLDFKEPIKVGELVILRGKITWSGRTSMEVAVDVYGENLTTGQRRLTNEAYLTFVALDDDGHPTPVPCVSPETPDEHKAFQDAIIRREQRLKRRSGE